The Toxorhynchites rutilus septentrionalis strain SRP chromosome 3, ASM2978413v1, whole genome shotgun sequence genome includes a region encoding these proteins:
- the LOC129777423 gene encoding arginase, hepatic — MLSQTQLVRFLARFCRQQQHLAKANLSSGGGLEKSKTINYDKIGIVGVPFEKGQRKKGVGLGPKAIREAGLIDSLQEVSHKLDIRDYGDIHYEALDLRGRTAVNMKKLEHVASCTQVLSDRVAQVLREDRLCLTLGGDHAIAIGSIDGHLKHCSDVGVIWVDAHADLNTNSTSPSGNIHGMPMALLAKELADYWPYIPGMDWQKPIISVKNLVYIGLRSVDSYERVIIEKFGIHAFGMREVEQYGIREVMKMALQRIDPEGKKSLHVSYDIDSLDVLEAPSTGTGVRGGLTLREGIYIMEEAYNTGRLAAVDLVEVNPAIGTPEDVKKTVDAAIHLLAAACGNDRRGNISDSLDLIGADSFIK, encoded by the coding sequence ATGCTGTCACAGACCCAATTGGTGCGCTTCCTGGCCCGATTTTGccggcagcagcagcacctGGCCAAGGCCAACCTATCGTCCGGAGGTGGATTGGAAAAGTCCAAGACAATTAACTACGACAAGATTGGAATCGTTGGAGTGCCGTTCGAGAAGGGCCAACGGAAAAAAGGTGTTGGCTTGGGACCGAAGGCAATCCGGGAAGCTGGCCTCATCGACAGTCTGCAGGAAGTTTCACACAAGCTGGACATCCGTGATTATGGTGACATCCACTACGAGGCGTTGGATCTGAGAGGCAGAACAGCGGTGAACATGAAGAAACTCGAACACGTGGCGAGCTGCACGCAAGTTCTTTCGGATCGAGTGGCCCAGGTGCTGAGAGAGGATCGACTCTGTTTGACACTGGGAGGCGACCATGCGATTGCGATTGGCTCGATTGACGGACACTTGAAGCACTGCAGCGATGTGGGTGTGATCTGGGTGGATGCGCATGCCGATTTGAACACAAATTCGACGTCGCCATCGGGAAATATCCACGGAATGCCGATGGCGCTGCTGGCGAAGGAGTTGGCGGACTACTGGCCGTACATTCCGGGGATGGATTGGCAGAAGCCAATCATTTCGGTGAAAAATTTAGTTTACATCGGACTCCGCTCGGTGGATTCGTACGAGCGGGTGATTATCGAGAAGTTCGGGATACACGCGTTCGGAATGCGTGAGGTTGAGCAGTATGGAATCCGTGAAGTGATGAAGATGGCCCTGCAGCGAATCGATCCGGAGGGGAAGAAAAGTTTGCACGTGAGTTACGATATCGATTCGCTGGATGTGTTGGAGGCTCCCAGCACCGGTACCGGTGTGCGAGGGGGGCTTACCTTGCGAGAAGGTATTTATATTATGGAAGAAGCCTATAACACTGGCCGACTGGCTGCGGTGGATCTGGTGGAAGTGAATCCCGCTATTGGGACGCCCGAAGATGTTAAGAAAACTGTGGATGCTGCTATTCACCTGCTGGCTGCCGCCTGTGGTAATGATCGACGAGGGAACATTTCAGATTCATTAGATTTAATCGGAGCTGAtagttttataaaataa